The Vitis vinifera cultivar Pinot Noir 40024 chromosome 12, ASM3070453v1 genome has a segment encoding these proteins:
- the LOC100245985 gene encoding F-box protein SNE — MVQLLCRSKFQRGMGHGEKEKKPRFFINDNTDILMEILKRLDGRSLGVAACVCRLWRSVTWNDSLWEHLCFRHVSPPPPGVRPVVVALGGYRRLYMMCLRPVLSRLGQMKRGLGGSGGGGDSDLVGRVWTRDSVQLSLSLFCVDYYERLDGRLGDASTSSLMFLCKPVNV; from the coding sequence ATGGTGCAACTACTATGCAGAAGCAAGTTCCAGAGAGGCATGGGTCATggggagaaggagaagaagcccAGGTTCTTTATCAATGACAACACGGACATTCTCATGGAGATTCTCAAGCGGCTCGACGGCCGCTCGTTGGGTGTCGCCGCCTGCGTCTGCCGGCTGTGGAGGTCCGTCACTTGGAACGACTCGCTCTGGGAGCACCTCTGCTTCCGCCACGTATCCCCGCCCCCGCCGGGGGTGAGGCCGGTAGTGGTGGCTTTGGGTGGGTACCGCCGGCTCTACATGATGTGCCTGAGGCCCGTCCTGAGCCGACTCGGACAGATGAAACGCGGGTTGGGCGGCAGCGGCGGCGGAGGTGACTCGGACCTGGTGGGGCGAGTCTGGACTCGTGACTCAGTTCAGCTCTCCCTTTCGCTCTTCTGCGTCGATTACTACGAGAGATTGGATGGAAGACTCGGTGATGCGTCCACATCCTCGCTCATGTTTCTATGCAAGCCCGTGAACGTCTGA
- the LOC104877359 gene encoding pentatricopeptide repeat-containing protein At4g26680, mitochondrial: protein MISIPFRGFSTLLNGAAKTPNYMRSWNPIPVPHRTIPEPRGQDLDFVNVAHSHLINSDWAKLNSMSTGLTPYRMKHIMLKIKKDHVLSFEFFNWVKAQNPNCQTLETYSIILHILTKNHKFKSAESVLKGILGSGSIDHPSKLFEAILYSYRICDSSPCVFDSLFKTYAQMKKLRNAIDVFCQMKDYGFLPRVESCNAYISASISLQRGDIALTFYREMQRYRISPNVYTLNMVMCAFCKWGKLEKAIEVFKRMETMGFSPTITSYNTLIAGYCNKGLLNSGMKLKILMEKNGVRPDDVTFNTLINGFCRGGKLHEANKIFSEMKANDVVPNTITYNTLINGYSQVGNSEMGGRLHDEMLRNGIKADILTYNALILGLCMEGRTKKAAYLVKELDRENLVPNSSTFSALITGQCVRKNSERAFQLYKSMIRSGCHPNYHTFKMLISTFCKNEDFDGAVEVVREMSERSIAPDSDTLSELCRGLWLSGKEELALKLCKEMEMKHLMPEGFDKSKTINFRAESEEKENGENF from the coding sequence ATGATCAGTATCCCATTTCGTGGATTCTCAACTCTGCTCAATGGAGCGGCCAAAACCCCCAATTACATGCGGAGTTGGAATCCAATTCCAGTGCCACACAGAACAATTCCTGAACCCAGAGGTCAAGACCTTGATTTTGTGAATGTAGCACACAGTCACCTCATAAACTCGGATTGGGCTAAGCTCAATTCAATGTCGACCGGTCTAACACCATACAGAATGAAGCACATTATGTTAAAGATAAAGAAGGATCATGTTCTTTCGTTTGAGTTCTTCAATTGGGTTAAAGCCCAAAACCCCAATTGCCAAACCCTTGAGACTTACTCAATAATTCTCCACATTCTTACTAAGAATCACAAATTCAAATCTGCAGAATCTGTTTTGAAGGGTATTCTAGGATCGGGTTCAATAGATCATCCTTCTAAGCTCTTTGAGGCGATACTGTATTCGTACCGAATATGTGATTCTTCGCCTTGCGTTTTTGACTCACTTTTTAAGACTTATGCTCAGATGAAGAAGCTTAGGAATGCCATTGATGTGTTCTGCCAAATGAAGGATTATGGGTTTTTGCCTAGAGTTGAGTCCTGCAATGCATATATTAGTGCATCAATTAGTTTACAACGAGGGGATATTGCATTGACATTTTATAGGGAGATGCAGCGTTATAGGATTTCACCAAATGTTTATACTCTGAACATGGTGATGTGCGCATTTTGCAAATGGGGGAAACTAGAAAAGGCTATTGAGGTCTTTAAAAGGATGGAAACCATGGGCTTTAGTCCAACTATCACATCTTATAATACATTGATTGCAGGATACTGTAATAAGGGCCTTCTGAATTCAGGTATGAAGCTTAAAATCCTGATGGAGAAGAATGGTGTGCGGCCTGATGATGTTACTTTCAACACCCTTATCAATGGGTTCTGCAGGGGAGGGAAATTGCATGAAGCAAACAAGATTTTTAGTGAGATGAAAGCTAATGATGTAGTTCCTAATACTATAACTTATAATACTTTGATAAATGGGTACAGCCAAGTGGGAAACAGTGAGATGGGTGGGAGACTTCATGACGAGATGTTAAGAAATGGAATTAAGGCTGATATCTTGACTTATAATGCATTGATTTTGGGACTATGCATGGAGGGTAGGACAAAGAAAGCTGCGTATCTGGTTAAAGAACTTGATAGGGAGAATTTAGTTCCAAACTCCTCGACCTTTTCTGCACTTATTACTGGGCAATGTGTGAGAAAAAACTCTGAGCGTGCATTTCAGCTATACAAGAGCATGATAAGGAGTGGCTGTCATCCAAATTATCACACTTTCAAGATGTTGATATCCACCTTCTGCAAGAATGAGGATTTTGATGGGGCAGTGGAAGTTGTGAGGGAAATGTCAGAAAGATCTATAGCTCCTGATTCAGATACATTGTCAGAACTTTGTAGGGGACTTTGGTTGTCAGGGAAGGAAGAATTGGCTCTGAAGTTGTGCAAAGAGATGGAAATGAAACATCTCATGCCAGAAGGTTTTGATAAATCCAAAACTATCAATTTTAGGGCAGAAagtgaggaaaaagaaaatggagagaatTTTTAA